Within the Pengzhenrongella sicca genome, the region CACGGCGCGTGTCGGCGGCGGGTTCGGGGGCAAGCAGGAGCTGCTGACCGAGGACCTCGTGACCCTCGCGGTGCTGCGGACCGGGCGGCCGGTGCAGTACGAGTTCACGCGCGAGGACGAGTTCACGATCGCCCCGACCCGGCACCCGATGCGCATCTCCGTGACGCTCGGCGCGACGCGCGACGGCCTGCTCACCGCGATCGCCGTCGACGAGCTCGCGGACACCGGCGCGTACGGCAACCACGGCATCGGGGTGATGTTCCACAGCGTGAGCGAGTCGCTCAGCGTGTACCGCTGCGCGAACAAGCGCGTGGACGCCGAGAGCGTCTACACGAACAACCTCCCGTCGGGCGCGTTCCGCGGGTACGGCCTCGGGCAGGTGATCTTCGCGGTCGAGTCGGCGCTGGACGAGCTCGCGCGCGAGCTGCGCCTGGACCCGTTCGAGCTGCGCCGGCGCAACGTCGTCGTGCCCGGGGACGCGCTGGTCGTGACGGACGCGGCGGAGCAGGGCGACCTGGGGTTCGGCAGCTACGGGCTCGACCAGTGCCTCGACCTCGCGCAGGCCGCGCTCGCGCGCGGGAACGGCGTGCCGGCGCCGGCCGGGCCGCGCTGGTCGGTCGGGACCGGGATGGCGATCGCGATGATCGCGTCGCTGCCGCCGCGCGGGCACTTCGCCGAGACGAGCGTCGAGCTGCTCGCGAACGGGGACTACGAGGTGTGCGTCGGCACGGCCGAGTTCGGCAACGGCACTACGACCGTGCACGCGCAGCTCGCGGCGACCGCGCTGGCCACGACCATCGGCCGCATTCGCATCCGGCAGTCCGACACCGACGCCGCGCGGTACGACACGGGCGCGTGGGGCTCGGCCGGCGTCGTCGTCGCGGGCAAAGCGCTGCTGGCCGCGGCCACGACGCTCGCAGGGCTGCTGGCCGAGCGGGCCGAGGCCGTCACCGGACGGGCCGGGGGGCGGCTCGAGGCCGGCGGCGTGCGGGTCGGGGCGGACCTCGTGGACCCGGCCGCGCTGCTGGCGGACGGGCCGCTGCGGGCGGAAGGCACCCACGACGGCACCCCCCGGTCGGTCGCGTTCAACGTGCACGCGTTCCGGGTCGCGGTCGACGCCGGGACGGGCGAGGTGCGGATCCTGCAGTCCGTGCAGGCCGCCGACGCCGGCACGGTGCTCAACCCCGAGCAGCTGCGCGGGCAGATCGAGGGCGGCACCGCGCAGGCGATCGGGTCAGCGCTGTACGAGGACCTGCGGGTCGACGGCGCGGGGCGCGTGACGACGTCGGCCTTCCGGGACTACCACGTGCCGCAGCTCGCGGACGTGCCCGACACCGAGGTGTACTTCGCGAGCACGCACGACGCCCTCGGCCCGCTCGGGGCCAAATCGATGAGCGAGGCGCCGTACAACCCGGTCGCGCCCGCCCTGGCGAACGCGATCCGCGACGCCCTGGGCGTCCGCCCCTACGCCCTCCCGATGTCCCGCCCCCACCTCTGGCGCCTCACCCACCCCACCCAACCCTGACCCACCCTCCCGCCCCACCCTCCCGCCCCACCCTGACCGGGTTTTCAGAGGAATTGGTGCGTCTGGCGCACCGAAACCCCTGAAAACCGGGTCAGGAGGGGTGGATCGCGCCGGTCGTCGAGCGTAGGGGGGTGGCTGTGCGCGACGGGGTCCGGGACGTCAGGATCTCCGCGACGATCGAGATCGCCGTCTCGGCGGGCGTGCTCGCGCCGAGGTCGAGGCCGATCGGCGAGCGCAGGCGCGCGATCGACTCCTCGGGCACGCCGCGCTCGCGCAGCGAGGCGACCCGGCGATCATGCGTGCGGCGCGACCCCATCGCACCGACGTACCCGGCCGGCGAGGCGAGGGCGATCGCGACGGCCTCGGCGTCGAACCGCGCGTCGTGGCTGAGCACGCACACTGCGGTGCGCTCGTCGATCGGCGTCTGGGCGAGGTAGGTGGTCGGCCAGGCCACGACGAGGTCGACGCCGGGAAACCGCGCGGGGCTCGCAAAGAGCGCGCGCGGGTCGCAGACCGTGACCCGGTACCCGAGCGCCCGGGCCGCGGGCGCCAGCGCGGCCGAGAACTCCATCGCGCCGAGGATGATCAGCCGCGGCGGGGCGGAGGTGACCTCGAAGAAGACCTCGACCGGCGCGCCGCCGCACTCGAGGGAGCGCAGGGCCGTGCCGCCGTGGCGCACCCGCGCGGCGAGCTCGGCGTCGATGCGTTCGGAAAGCTCGGCGTCGAGGCGCGCGGCGACCTCGGCGTCCAAGCGGGCCGCGGACGCGGCGTCGACCGGGTCGATTCTCGTCGCGACGCCGACGGCCTCGCCGCGCACCGCCGCGCGCAGCCGGTCGGCCGTCGGGTCCGCCCCGGTCAGGGGCCGCACGTGCACCCGCAGGGTCCCGCCGCAGGTGAGGCCGACGTCGTAGGCCGTCTCGTCGCTGACTCCGTACTCGACGGTTCGCGGCCGTCCGTCGGCGAGCACGCGCTCGCAGACCTCGATGACGGCGCCCTCGACGCAGCCGCCGGCGATGCTGCCGATCACCGCCGCGCCGTCGTACGCCATCGACGTGCCGACCGTCCGCGGCGCACTGCCGTCGATCGACACGGCCGTGGCCACCGCGAGCCGGCGGCCGGCGTCGAGCGCGGCGATCAACCGGTCGGCAATCTCGAACATGGGCCCATGCTCACACGCGCCGGCCGCCCGCGCTGGCGTCCGCGCGCCCGTCCGCGCGGAGCATGTGACGCATGGGGCGGGCGACGCCCCGAGCCCCCGGCCGCGAGGCCACGTCAGCACCACCCGTCACATGCTCCGCGCGGACGGCGGCGCGCAGGCCCCGGTGGCGCTGCCGTCTGCTTCAATGACCCGATCCGGACCGACGACGGGGGCGCGCGTGACGGCGACATACGACCTGGTGGTGCGCTCGGCCGCCGTGCTGATCGACGGCGCGTTCCGGCCCGCCGAGGTGGGCGTCACCGGCGGCCGGATCACGGCGGTCGTCCCCACGGCGCCCTGGTCCTCGGCCGCCGCGGACACCCCGACGGGCCCCACCGAGCCGCAGGCGCTCGCCGGCGCCGCGGTCGTGACCCTGGCCGCCGACGAGGTGCTGATCCCCGGCCTCGTGGACACCCACGTGCACATCAACGAGCCCGGCCGCACGCACTGGGAGGGCTTCGCGTCCGCGACCCGCGCCGCGGCCGCGGGCGGCGTGACCACGCTGCTCGACATGCCACTCAACAGCATCCCGCCCACCACGACCCCAGCCGCGCTCGCGGTCAAGCGCGCCGCCGCGGCCGGGCAGGTGCGGGTCGACGTCGGCTTCTGGGGCGGCGCGGTTCCCGGCAACCTCGGCTCGCTCCGCGCCCTGCACGACGCCGGGGTGTTCGGCTTCAAGGCGTTCCTCGCGCCGTCCGGCGTGGACGAGTTCGCGCCGCTGGACCCCGGCGAGCTCGAGCGCGCGCTCGCCGAGATCGCGGGCTTCGGCGGGCTGCTGCTGGTCCACGCGGAGGATCCCGAGCTGCTCGCCGTGCACGCGAACGCAGGCGGCCGGGACTACGGCCGGTTCGTCGACTCGCGCCCGGCCGAGGCCGAGACCCGCGCGATCGAGCGCGTGATCGCCGGGGTGCGCCGCACCGGCGCCCGGGCGCACATCCTGCACCTGTCCGCCGCGAGCGCCCTGCCGGCCCTGCGCGCGGCTCGCGGCGAGGGCCTGCCCCTCACGGTCGAGACCTGCCCGCACTATTTGACCCTGGCCGCCGAGCGCGTCCCCGCCGGCGCGACCCAGTTCAAGTGCTGCCCGCCCATCCGCGACGTCGCGAACCGGGACGCGCTGTGGCAAGGCCTGCTCGACGGCGACATCGACCTGATCGTGTCCGACCACTCCCCGAGCACCGCCGCACTCAAGTTCGAGCGCGACGGCGACTTCGCGCTCGCCTGGGGCGGCATCGCGGGGCTACAGACCGGGCTCGCGGCGACCTGGACCGAGGCCGCCCGGCGCGGGATCGGACTCGAGCGCGTCGTGGGGTGGATGTCGACGGCGCCCGCCCGCCTGGCAGGCCTCGCTGCCAAGGGCCGCCTCGCGCCGGGCGCCGACGCCGACCTCGTCGCCTTCGCGCCGGACGCGACGTTCACGGTGCACGCCGACGAGCTGCTGCACAAGAACGCGGTGAGCGCCTTCGACGGCGTCACGCTGCGGGGCGTCGCGCGCCGCGTCTTCGTGCGCGGGGTGGAGGTTCCCGGCGGCTCGCTCGCGCGGCGCGCCGGGACGGCGGGCCAGGCTTCGACCGCGCTGCCGACGGGGCGGCTCCTGACGCGCTGACCGCAGGCCGCAAGCCGCAAGTCGTAGGTCGCAAGCCACAGCGCGGCGCTAGGCTCGCGCGATGGCGACCGCGTTCACGACCGTCGACGAGTATCTCGACGCCCAGAGCCCTGGCTCGCGCGCCGCCATCGAGGCGCTGCGGGCGATCGTGCTCGGCGCGCATCCGGGCGTCTCAGAGCACCTCAAGTGGAACTCGCCAAGCTTCGTCGTCGACGGCGTCGACCGCGCCACCGTCAACGTCGATCGCGCCGGCGCCGTCCGGCTCGTGCTGCACCAGGGTGCGGTGAAGCCCGAGCACGCGGGCGCGGCGACGGCCTTCGCCGGCGACCCCGCGGGCCTGCTGACCTGGCACTCGGACATCCGGGCGAGCCTGCCGATCGGCGGAGCGGCGGACCTCGCGCAGCGGCGCGACGAGATCGCCGCCGTCATCGCCGCGTGGCTCGCCTTCGCCCCGTAGGCCCGGGCGGCTCGCCGTGCCCTCATCTCCTTTCCTCCAGTGCCTTTGCCCTTCCCGACCACCTCCCGCCCAAGGCTGACCCGGCGCTGATCGCGGGCCGACGAGCGGCACTTCGCGGCCCTCGCCGCGAGCCTCGAGCGGTCGATCACCGACCTGTCCGACCGCCTCAACGCGGCGCGCCGCGCGCCCGGGGGCACGGGCCAGGCGGCGCTGGACCGTGACCTCGAGTGGTGCCGGCGCCGGCGCGGCGGGGTTGATCGCCCTCGGGCCGCCGGACACACTGGCGCGATGGCGACCGTGTACACCTCCCCCGCAGGTCAGCGCGACGTGCGGCGGTGGTGCTCGGCCGCCCTGGCGCGGGCCGACTTCCCGCTCACCCGCGAGAGCCTGGACACGAGCGTCGGGCCCGTCGAGCTCACCTCGGCCGGGTCCGGCCCGCGCCGGGTCGTCCTGATCCCCGGGACCGGCTTCAACGCCGCGGTGGCGCTGCCCTGGCTGCACGCGCTGTCGGATCGGTGGGCGACCACGGTGGTCGACCTGCCCGGGCAGCCCGGGCTGAGCGATCCGCGCCGCCCGCGCCGGGCCCGGCTGGCCTGGTACGGCCGGGTGCTGGACGAGATCCTCGCGGCCATGGACGCCGAGGACGTGACGGTGGTCGGCAACTCCCTCGGCGCCGCGGTGGCCCTGGCGGCGGGTTCGCCCCGCATCGCGGCGCGCGCGCTGATCTCCCCGGCCGGCATCATCCGGCTCAGCGTCGACCCGGCCCTGACGCTGGCGTCGACCCGCTGGCTGCTGCGCCCCACCGCCGACCACACCCGCCGGATGCTCCGCCTGTTCGTCGCCCCCGGCGTCGACCCGCCCGAGGCCGACGTCGCGTGGATGGCCCTCATGGCCGCCTCGTGCCGCACGACACTCGCCCCGCCGCCCCTGCCCGCCGAGCTGCTCGCCCGCCGCGCCCGGCTGCCCTGCGTCGTCGGCGTCGGCGAGCACGACCGGTTCCTGCCGCCCCGCCGGCTCGTGCCGGCCGTGCGCCGAACGATGGGCCGCGGCGTCCGGGTCTTCCCCGGCGTCGGCCACCTGACCACGCCCGAGCACCTCGGCGCGGTGGTGTCGCTCGTGGCCGAGGTGGTCGAGCCGCCGTCGAGGTGAGCTCCCGGTCGTCGGCGGCCAGGCGTGCGCGCTACCGGGGCATGGCGGCGAGGGCGGCGGCCAACCAGCAGAGCCCGACGAGGGTGGGAATGGACGGTCGCCACCGCACCCGCGGGGGCGTCACGCCGCGACCGGCGGCCTCGGCGCGGGCGTGCGTGATGCGGGCGGCAGCCGCCTGCGGTCCTTCCTGTCCCCTCATCAGCGCCCAGGCCTTCGGCCCGGTGGCCAGCAGGAGCGCGTCGCCGCGCGAGTCGTTGTCGGAGTCGAGCCGGAGGACGAGCGAGGTTCCGTCGGTCACGACGGACGTGATGCGCGGCCACGACACGAGCTCATCGACGAGCCTGCCCCGGACCCGCAGCCAGCGGGGCCGGATGACGACCTGCACCTGGCCATACATCGACCACGTCCAGCCAACGAGGGTGCAGGTCACCGCGATGCTGATCCGCTGGTACGTGGCGCTGTCCTCGAACATCCAGCGCAGCACCCACCACTCGACCGGCACGACCGCCCACGGCATCCAGCGTCCCGTGCGTTGCATGAACCTCGTGAGCGCCGCGTCACGGCGCTGCTTGAGGACGGCCACCGTCAAAGGTTCGACCTCGTCCGCCGGGCGCGGGTTCTGTCCCCGTCGCGGCCAGCGCCACTGGGGTCGCCGGATTCCGCCGCGCGTGACGTACCACCGCCCCTCGGCGTCGCGCACGGCGGCGGGCGCACCGTGGTGCGCGAGACCCACGACGACCACGGGTGTCCTGAACCACGTCGCGGGGTCCGTTGTCGCGTCGGCGCTGACGTCGCGAGCCGCGCCCTCCTCATCGTCGTCGGTCCGGGCCCGGGCCAGCTCGAGCAGCTCGGCATCGCTGAGGCTCGAGGTGGCAGGCCCCTCGAGCGAGACGTGCCCGCCGTTGTCACCGTCGTCGTCCCACTCGTCGTCGTCCCACTCGTCGTCGTCGGGGTCTTCCTCGTCGTCCCAGTCGTCGTCGGGGTCGTCCTCGTCGTCCCAGTCGGCTCGAGTGTCCGCGTGATCGTCCGGGTCATACCACGCGGTCAAGGACGGCGCAGTCGCGACGGCGCGGGTGACGTCGTCGCACGCGAACAGACGTACGCCGCCCTCGCTCGGCGACCAGGTGGCGCGGGCCTGGAGGGCGAGCCCGCCCTCGGTGAGCAGCGCGATGAGCTCGTGCCGGCGGCGGTGCGCGGTCGCGAACAACGCGACCGACAGCAGCAGTCCGCCGACCCCCGGGACGACGGCGACGGTCGGATCGAACACGTCGCTCGTCGCCTCCGCGCGGTGCGTGCGGGGTTGGTAGCGCACCTCGACGCGCTGGCCCAGGGCCGGAGTGGTGCTGGGCAGCGGGACCTGATAGTCCTCGCCGGCGATGGTGACCTTCATCGCGGTCTGCATCGCGGTCAGGGACTCCACCACGGTGTCGGCGACGAGGGAGTCCCGGCGGAAGGCGGCAGCCGCGAGGGTGTCATGGACGAGCAGGATCAGCCCGCCGACTCCCACCAGTGCAAGGGCGGCCGCGCCAGCGGTCCAGCCCAGTCGAACGCGCGTGAGCGAGGCACGCAGCGGGCCCGGGAGGTCGGGCACGAGGACGGTGGCTGACGGCGCCATGCGCCGGACGTGAGCCACGGCGCGCTCGCGTGCTCGAGTGACCACCTCCGCGACAAGAAGAACGCACAGGAGCGTGCCGGCGACCGTCCAGGCGCGCGCAGCGCCGTCGTACGGGAGCAGCCCGATCGCCAAGGAGCCGAAGGCCGCCAGCGCGAGACCAAGTGCCGGGGCGACGAAGACGACAGCGAGCGACGCGAGCGAGGCGGCCTGGACGGAACCGTAGAGCAGGTACCCGGGTGATTCGACGGTTGCCGCCGTGCTCACGATCGGGACGTCGCTCGAGAGCGACACCCCGATGCACAGGACGACCGAGAGCACGGCAGCCACCTTGAGCAGCGTGGGAGGTAGCCGTTGCGACTGGGCCACGGCGTGGCCCGCGAGCAGCTGTGGCAGCTGAGGGCCGCCAGCCGCGTCGGCGTCGCTGAGTCCAGACCCCGCCACGATCGATCACCCTTCCAGCTGGACACCGACGAGTGATTCGAAGGGCGATCCGTCTCGGGCGCCGGAATCTCGGGCAAGTATGCACGCGGCAGGCGCGGAGCATGCGGCTTTTTCGCCAGAGTCCGCGCCGCCTGGACCAGTGGCGCGACATCCGCGCACGCGCGGCGAGAGCTGCGGGACCGCCCGGAAACACAACGGTCACATCCAGGTGGCAGGGTGCGGCGATGGCGATCATCCTGGGCGAGAACCAGTACGGAAAGGCCGAGTCCCGGCTCGTGCGGATCTACCGCGACCAGCCGCGACACGAGATCCGCGACCTCAACGTGACGACGGCGCTGCGCGGCGCGTTCGGGCCGGCGCACGTGGTCGGGGACCAGGCGGGGGTGCTGCCGACGGACTCCCAGAAGAACACCGCGTTCGCGTACGCCAAGTCGCTGGGCGTCGAGTCGATCGAGGGCTTCGGCCTCGCGCTCGCGCGCCACTTCGTCCAGGACATCGAGGCGGTCCAGGGCGCCCGCATCGAGGTCGAGGAGTTCGGCTGGGAGCGCGCCGTCGTCGACGGCGCCCCGCACGACCACACGTGGGTGCGCCGCGGTCCCGAGGTCCGCACGGCCGCGGTGACCGTCGACGCCACCGGCGAGCACGTGATCGGCGGGCTGAAGGACCTCGTGATCCTCAAGTCCACCGGCTCGGAGTTCGCGGGGTTCTACCGGGACGGGTACTCGACCCTGGCCGAGACGCACGACCGCGTGCTCGCGACCTCGCTCACGGCGCAGTGGCGGTTCACGGGAGTTGACGAGCCGTGGGACGCGGCGTTCGCGGGCGTGCGAGCCGTGCTCGTGCGGGAGTTCGCGACCGTCCAGTCGCTCGCGCTGCAGCAGACGCTCTGGCACATGGGCCACGCGGTGCTCGAGGCGTACCCGACCCTCGCGGAGATCCGGTTCTCGGCGCCGAACCGGCACCACAACCTGGTGGACCTCACGCCGTTCGGGCTCGACAACCCCGGCGAGGTCTTCCACGCGGCCGACCGCCCGTACGGCCTCATCCAGGCCACGGTCACGCGCGACGACGCGCCCCCGGCGGGCGACGCGTGGCGCGCCTCGGCGGGGCTCGCATGAGCGAGCTGGCGCACACCGGCGCCGACGCCCGCTGGATCGACCGCGCGATCGAGCTCGCGACCACGAACGTCGCCGCGGGCGGCGGGCCGTTCGGCGCGGTGATCGTCGCGGACGGCGTGCTGCTCGCCGAGGGGCAGAACCGCGTGACCGCGACGCTCGATCCCACCGCGCACGCGGAGATCGTCGCGATCCGCGCGGCCTGCCTGAGCCGCGGCGACTTCTCGCTCGCCGGCGCGACGCTCTACACCTCGTGCGAGCCGTGCCCGATGTGCCAGGCCGCGGCCCTCTGGGCGCGCGTCGGCCGGGTGGTGTTCGCCGCGGACCGGCACGACGCCGCGCGCGGCGGCTTCGACGACCGGGAGTTCTACGAACTGGTCACCCGCGACCGCGCGACCTGGCCGGTCGTGATCGACACCGTGCGCCCGCCGCACGCCACGGAGCCTTTCGACACCTGGTTGGCGAACGACGGGCGCACCGACTACTGACTCACCGCGCTACTCACGATCATGGCGCCTGGACGAGCCCCGCGCCCCGGTCCGCGACGTCGACGTCGGGCGCGAAGCCAGTCGTCTGCGCCCGCGCGAGCAGCCGGGCGGTGATGCTGACCGCCGTGTGCGGCAGCGCCGACGCCAGCACCTCCTCCCACCACAGCGCCGCGACGCCCGCGACGTGCGGCGTCGCCATGCTGGTGCCGCTGAGGCTGCGCAGCCCGCCGCCGGCCTTGGCCGAGACGATGTCGACGCCCGGCCCGCTGACCTGCGGGAACGTGTTGGAGAACGGTGCGATCTGGAACCCGGCGGCCGACTGGCCGAGGGCGCCGACCGAGATGACGCCGTCGGCCGCGGCCGGCAGCGAGACCCCGATCTCGTACTGCGGGTCGATCTGCCGCTCGCTCTCGTTGCCGGCCGCGGCCACGATCACCGTGCCCGTGCCAAACGCCGCGGCGCTCTGCGCAACCTCCATGAGCGCGTCGAACATCCGCAGGTTCGCGCGGTACGCCTCGAGCGCCGCGGACGTCGCGAGGTCGACGGGCCAGCCGTCGTCGACGAGCCGCTTGACCATGCCGGGGAAGTCGAAGCCGAGCGACATCGACACGACGTGCGCCTTCTCCTGCGTCGCCCACTGGATGCCCCGGAAGATCATCTCGGAGTCGCCGCTGCCGTCGTCGCCGAGCACCTTGCCGATGAGCAGCGTCTCGACGCCGCGCGCGACGCCGATGCGGGTACCGTCGACGTCCCGCCCGAGGATCGTGCCCGCGCAGTGCGTCCCGTGCCCCTGCACGTCGCCGTTGCCGGAGCCGGAGAAGTCGTGCTCGGTGATGTTCACGCCGGCGAACGCCGTGTGCGTGCGGTCGATGCCGGTGTCGAGCACGGCCACGGTCACGCCCGCCCCGGTCCGCGCCGAGATGTCCGCGTGCACCGCGCTCACGCCCCACGCCGTCGTGGTCGCTGCCGCCGGCGCCGCGCCCGCGAGCGGCTCGATCAGCTTGGTCGGCATGATCGGCGCGAGGGCCTGGACCTCGGGGTCGCGCGCGAGGTCGTGCAGCTCGCGCTTGGTCAGGTCCGCCACCTCGATCTGCGGCTCCGCGAGCGTGTAGGTGCCGCCGAGGACGGCGGTACCCCCCAGCGCCCCGCCCAGCACCGTCCGCGCCGCGGGGTGGAAGGGCTCGCTGGTTCGGACCAGGCTCAGGTCCCTGAGAATGCTGTACCGCTGGGTCATCGGCCTCACCTTTCGTCGCGTCCGCCTGTTCGCTCGAAGGGGCGACCGGCCGGGCGCGAGATACCTGGCCCGACCCCGGTCAGCTGCCGCGGTAGGTCGAGTACGCGAACGGGCTGAGCAGCAGGGGCACGTGGTAGTGGGCGGCGCCGTCGGCGAGGTCGAAGTCGATGCTCACGCGCGGGTAGAAGCCGACCGTGCCCGCGGCCGCGAAGTACGCCGCGGTGTCGAACACGAGCCGGTACGGCCCGACCGGCAGCGACTGGGGTCCGAGCTCGGGCACGCGCCCGTCGGGTCCCGTGGCCGACGCCGCGACGAGCGTCCCGTCGGCCCGTTCCAGCCGGACCGGGACCCCGGCCGCGGGACGCCCGAGGGCGGCGTCGAGCACGTGCGTCGTCACCTGGCTCATGCGGGCTCCTCGCTCGGTGCGGACTCCCCCAGCTGGGCGCCGAGCCGCAGCAGCGCGATCTCGCGCAGCTGCTCGCCGACGATCGCGAGCTCCGCGGCGTCGTCCAGCGTGAGCCGGCGGCGCAGCTCGGCGAGGATCTCCG harbors:
- a CDS encoding XdhC family protein, with amino-acid sequence MFEIADRLIAALDAGRRLAVATAVSIDGSAPRTVGTSMAYDGAAVIGSIAGGCVEGAVIEVCERVLADGRPRTVEYGVSDETAYDVGLTCGGTLRVHVRPLTGADPTADRLRAAVRGEAVGVATRIDPVDAASAARLDAEVAARLDAELSERIDAELAARVRHGGTALRSLECGGAPVEVFFEVTSAPPRLIILGAMEFSAALAPAARALGYRVTVCDPRALFASPARFPGVDLVVAWPTTYLAQTPIDERTAVCVLSHDARFDAEAVAIALASPAGYVGAMGSRRTHDRRVASLRERGVPEESIARLRSPIGLDLGASTPAETAISIVAEILTSRTPSRTATPLRSTTGAIHPS
- a CDS encoding S8 family peptidase; this encodes MTQRYSILRDLSLVRTSEPFHPAARTVLGGALGGTAVLGGTYTLAEPQIEVADLTKRELHDLARDPEVQALAPIMPTKLIEPLAGAAPAAATTTAWGVSAVHADISARTGAGVTVAVLDTGIDRTHTAFAGVNITEHDFSGSGNGDVQGHGTHCAGTILGRDVDGTRIGVARGVETLLIGKVLGDDGSGDSEMIFRGIQWATQEKAHVVSMSLGFDFPGMVKRLVDDGWPVDLATSAALEAYRANLRMFDALMEVAQSAAAFGTGTVIVAAAGNESERQIDPQYEIGVSLPAAADGVISVGALGQSAAGFQIAPFSNTFPQVSGPGVDIVSAKAGGGLRSLSGTSMATPHVAGVAALWWEEVLASALPHTAVSITARLLARAQTTGFAPDVDVADRGAGLVQAP
- a CDS encoding molybdopterin-dependent oxidoreductase; protein product: MRFEVDGEPVQATPEPGQVLRTLLREQGNVAVKKGCDAGDCGACTVLLDGAPVHSCLIPAHRLDGASVTTVAGLGTPADPHPLQRAFVAAAGFQCGFCTAGMIVTASTFGAVDEACDEDHDEDHDDAHDLARLLKGNLCRCTGYRSIRDAIAGVANTEAAPAGDAAGRSVAAPAALRVATGREEYTLDLTTTALTHLAVLGSPHAHARITRIDASAAESLPGVHAVLTHHDSPTTAFSTGRHERRTEDPDDTLVLDAVLRFRGQRVAAVVADTVAIAERALAAIVVEYEVLPAVFDPEEARSPGAPLLHGEKGPQARIAHPERNTLAALHGELGDVTAALEAADVVVGGTWRTQRVSHAALETHATRGWLDAAGRLVLRTSSQVPYLVRDELCHIFGLEPAGVRVFTARVGGGFGGKQELLTEDLVTLAVLRTGRPVQYEFTREDEFTIAPTRHPMRISVTLGATRDGLLTAIAVDELADTGAYGNHGIGVMFHSVSESLSVYRCANKRVDAESVYTNNLPSGAFRGYGLGQVIFAVESALDELARELRLDPFELRRRNVVVPGDALVVTDAAEQGDLGFGSYGLDQCLDLAQAALARGNGVPAPAGPRWSVGTGMAIAMIASLPPRGHFAETSVELLANGDYEVCVGTAEFGNGTTTVHAQLAATALATTIGRIRIRQSDTDAARYDTGAWGSAGVVVAGKALLAAATTLAGLLAERAEAVTGRAGGRLEAGGVRVGADLVDPAALLADGPLRAEGTHDGTPRSVAFNVHAFRVAVDAGTGEVRILQSVQAADAGTVLNPEQLRGQIEGGTAQAIGSALYEDLRVDGAGRVTTSAFRDYHVPQLADVPDTEVYFASTHDALGPLGAKSMSEAPYNPVAPALANAIRDALGVRPYALPMSRPHLWRLTHPTQP
- the uraH gene encoding hydroxyisourate hydrolase; this encodes MSQVTTHVLDAALGRPAAGVPVRLERADGTLVAASATGPDGRVPELGPQSLPVGPYRLVFDTAAYFAAAGTVGFYPRVSIDFDLADGAAHYHVPLLLSPFAYSTYRGS
- a CDS encoding alpha/beta fold hydrolase, which translates into the protein MATVYTSPAGQRDVRRWCSAALARADFPLTRESLDTSVGPVELTSAGSGPRRVVLIPGTGFNAAVALPWLHALSDRWATTVVDLPGQPGLSDPRRPRRARLAWYGRVLDEILAAMDAEDVTVVGNSLGAAVALAAGSPRIAARALISPAGIIRLSVDPALTLASTRWLLRPTADHTRRMLRLFVAPGVDPPEADVAWMALMAASCRTTLAPPPLPAELLARRARLPCVVGVGEHDRFLPPRRLVPAVRRTMGRGVRVFPGVGHLTTPEHLGAVVSLVAEVVEPPSR
- a CDS encoding nucleoside deaminase — translated: MAHTGADARWIDRAIELATTNVAAGGGPFGAVIVADGVLLAEGQNRVTATLDPTAHAEIVAIRAACLSRGDFSLAGATLYTSCEPCPMCQAAALWARVGRVVFAADRHDAARGGFDDREFYELVTRDRATWPVVIDTVRPPHATEPFDTWLANDGRTDY
- the pucL gene encoding factor-independent urate hydroxylase; this encodes MAIILGENQYGKAESRLVRIYRDQPRHEIRDLNVTTALRGAFGPAHVVGDQAGVLPTDSQKNTAFAYAKSLGVESIEGFGLALARHFVQDIEAVQGARIEVEEFGWERAVVDGAPHDHTWVRRGPEVRTAAVTVDATGEHVIGGLKDLVILKSTGSEFAGFYRDGYSTLAETHDRVLATSLTAQWRFTGVDEPWDAAFAGVRAVLVREFATVQSLALQQTLWHMGHAVLEAYPTLAEIRFSAPNRHHNLVDLTPFGLDNPGEVFHAADRPYGLIQATVTRDDAPPAGDAWRASAGLA
- the allB gene encoding allantoinase AllB, whose amino-acid sequence is MTRSGPTTGARVTATYDLVVRSAAVLIDGAFRPAEVGVTGGRITAVVPTAPWSSAAADTPTGPTEPQALAGAAVVTLAADEVLIPGLVDTHVHINEPGRTHWEGFASATRAAAAGGVTTLLDMPLNSIPPTTTPAALAVKRAAAAGQVRVDVGFWGGAVPGNLGSLRALHDAGVFGFKAFLAPSGVDEFAPLDPGELERALAEIAGFGGLLLVHAEDPELLAVHANAGGRDYGRFVDSRPAEAETRAIERVIAGVRRTGARAHILHLSAASALPALRAARGEGLPLTVETCPHYLTLAAERVPAGATQFKCCPPIRDVANRDALWQGLLDGDIDLIVSDHSPSTAALKFERDGDFALAWGGIAGLQTGLAATWTEAARRGIGLERVVGWMSTAPARLAGLAAKGRLAPGADADLVAFAPDATFTVHADELLHKNAVSAFDGVTLRGVARRVFVRGVEVPGGSLARRAGTAGQASTALPTGRLLTR
- a CDS encoding DUF1801 domain-containing protein — protein: MATAFTTVDEYLDAQSPGSRAAIEALRAIVLGAHPGVSEHLKWNSPSFVVDGVDRATVNVDRAGAVRLVLHQGAVKPEHAGAATAFAGDPAGLLTWHSDIRASLPIGGAADLAQRRDEIAAVIAAWLAFAP